In Phormidium yuhuli AB48, one genomic interval encodes:
- a CDS encoding DUF1995 family protein, with protein sequence MDTTDKRIELPDDLEDAIAQAKAATKAALEDGYRLIQVEIVYPELKAQPIAETFIPVLTEMGYTLKVMFPDTGAAALARRDWGDTPFKITDVGSRRLPVTSQMEETDECYLLVEPSDVEIEQVEKLANEAGDRPVILLLPRLESVATVGIGYAARQLRERFLSKITSCYYVRPLPGGALLRIYPSPWIVWSLNEDNQYEVLTEMSYKPVGEELERLLMGEELEPESSEAAEADPGASPNPSKPKSRGLFAEVQRFIRALTQ encoded by the coding sequence ATGGATACTACAGATAAGCGGATTGAACTCCCCGATGATTTGGAGGATGCGATCGCCCAGGCGAAGGCGGCGACGAAAGCGGCCCTGGAGGATGGCTATCGGCTGATCCAAGTTGAGATCGTCTATCCAGAACTGAAGGCCCAACCTATCGCTGAAACCTTTATCCCCGTTTTGACGGAAATGGGTTATACCCTTAAAGTGATGTTCCCGGATACCGGTGCGGCAGCCTTGGCGCGGCGGGATTGGGGAGATACTCCCTTCAAGATTACCGATGTGGGGAGTCGTCGCCTTCCGGTTACCAGTCAGATGGAGGAGACGGATGAGTGCTATCTGTTGGTGGAACCCTCGGATGTGGAAATCGAACAGGTGGAGAAACTGGCCAACGAAGCCGGCGATCGCCCGGTAATCCTCCTCCTCCCCCGCCTCGAAAGTGTCGCCACCGTTGGCATTGGCTACGCCGCCCGCCAGTTACGGGAACGCTTCCTGAGCAAAATCACCTCATGTTATTATGTTCGTCCTCTCCCCGGTGGGGCCCTGTTACGGATTTATCCCTCACCCTGGATTGTCTGGAGCTTAAACGAGGATAATCAATATGAGGTGTTAACGGAAATGTCCTACAAACCCGTCGGCGAGGAACTTGAACGTCTGCTAATGGGTGAAGAACTCGAACCAGAGTCTTCTGAAGCGGCTGAGGCGGATCCAGGCGCATCCCCCAATCCCAGCAAACCCAAATCCCGAGGCTTGTTTGCCGAAGTACAACGTTTCATCCGCGCCTTAACTCAATAG
- the rfbB gene encoding dTDP-glucose 4,6-dehydratase, whose amino-acid sequence MPPILITGGAGFIGSNFVRYWCQKHPDAPVVVLDALTYAGNRATLADLEQQGKLTFVQGNICDRPLVDRLLRDHDIEIVAHFAAESHVDRSILGPEAFIQTNVVGTFTLLEAFRQHYSQHQRGRFLHVSTDEVYGSLGPEDPPFSETTPYAPNSPYSASKAGSDHLVRSYFHTYGLPTLITNCSNNYGPYHFPEKLIPLMCINILLGKPLPVYGDGQNVRDWLYVEDHCSALDTVILKGLPGQTYNVGGNNEVKNLDLVQLLCNLMDEMAPNLPVRPSQELITFVRDRPGHDRRYAINAGKIKTELGWQPSVTVEEGLRRTVSWYLSHEDWWKPLLSEDYQNYYNQVYGADSAPTST is encoded by the coding sequence ATGCCCCCTATTCTCATTACTGGAGGAGCCGGATTTATCGGCTCAAACTTTGTTCGCTACTGGTGTCAAAAACATCCAGATGCCCCGGTTGTGGTTCTCGATGCCCTCACCTATGCGGGAAATCGCGCTACTCTTGCCGACTTAGAACAACAGGGTAAACTCACCTTTGTTCAGGGTAATATCTGCGATCGCCCGCTCGTAGATCGCCTTCTGAGGGACCATGACATCGAAATTGTGGCCCATTTCGCCGCTGAATCCCATGTCGATCGCTCAATCCTCGGGCCCGAAGCCTTTATCCAAACCAATGTTGTGGGGACGTTCACCCTCCTAGAAGCCTTCCGTCAGCATTACAGCCAACATCAACGGGGGCGATTTCTCCATGTCTCCACCGATGAAGTGTATGGAAGTCTTGGCCCAGAGGATCCCCCTTTCTCAGAAACCACTCCCTACGCACCCAATAGTCCCTATTCTGCCTCCAAAGCCGGAAGTGATCATCTCGTCCGCTCCTATTTCCATACCTACGGCCTGCCGACACTCATCACTAACTGTTCCAATAATTACGGGCCCTATCACTTCCCTGAGAAACTGATTCCCCTGATGTGTATCAATATTCTCCTCGGGAAGCCTCTCCCCGTCTATGGCGACGGGCAAAACGTGCGGGATTGGCTTTATGTGGAAGACCATTGTAGCGCCCTGGATACCGTCATTCTCAAGGGATTGCCCGGGCAAACCTATAATGTTGGTGGCAACAATGAAGTCAAAAACTTGGATCTCGTCCAGTTACTGTGCAACTTAATGGATGAGATGGCTCCTAACCTGCCCGTCCGCCCCAGTCAAGAATTGATAACATTTGTCCGCGATCGCCCAGGACATGATCGACGCTATGCCATTAACGCCGGTAAAATCAAGACTGAACTGGGATGGCAGCCATCTGTCACCGTTGAAGAAGGCTTACGGCGAACGGTGAGCTGGTATCTCAGTCATGAAGACTGGTGGAAACCCTTACTATCGGAAGATTACCAGAACTACTATAACCAGGTTTATGGGGCAGACTCAGCTCCAACCTCCACCTGA
- a CDS encoding type IV toxin-antitoxin system AbiEi family antitoxin: MKQESLLLRECLDHLNALPDIEAKNGNKNCITIRNCDELVDYVYKIQPDVTGTMAELISPYFQRFKRDKGEKILLITRYLSNPAINILLKENIEFIDAAGNMYLNTPGIYILIRGQRRTKGKPLSRSKITVTTLKLIYILLKNPHILQTNVRDIAIASGIAPSTVSRSLKVLYNLEYLQRQRDGNYRILNYPKLLERWEMGYAESLRPKLTVEAFTPVGERSFFDVAERIIEGAKEGDFLLGGELGAAIATDYLRPQSATLHLNESNLQTSAKSQAMTIAAKMRLKPSPKGNIVFVQQFGTQNNWSEDGMETLADPLLLHAELLLIADERSQETAERLYRKYIAERDENA; the protein is encoded by the coding sequence ATGAAACAAGAAAGTTTGTTGCTACGCGAGTGCCTAGACCATCTAAATGCCTTACCCGATATCGAGGCAAAAAACGGCAATAAAAACTGTATTACTATCCGTAATTGTGATGAATTAGTGGATTATGTATACAAAATCCAGCCAGATGTTACAGGTACAATGGCTGAACTCATAAGTCCTTATTTTCAACGATTTAAACGAGATAAGGGAGAAAAAATATTACTAATTACTCGCTACTTATCCAACCCTGCTATCAATATTTTGCTAAAAGAAAATATAGAGTTTATCGATGCAGCAGGTAATATGTATCTCAATACTCCAGGCATTTATATTCTAATTCGCGGTCAACGTCGGACAAAAGGGAAACCTTTATCTCGTTCCAAGATTACCGTCACAACACTTAAACTCATCTATATTTTATTAAAAAATCCTCACATATTACAGACAAACGTGAGAGATATTGCTATAGCTTCTGGTATTGCACCATCAACAGTGAGTCGCAGTCTTAAGGTTTTATATAATTTGGAGTATTTACAACGGCAACGAGATGGTAACTATCGAATTTTAAATTATCCAAAACTTTTAGAGCGCTGGGAAATGGGCTACGCTGAAAGTCTTCGCCCAAAGCTAACAGTCGAAGCTTTTACGCCCGTAGGAGAGAGAAGCTTTTTCGATGTAGCAGAGCGTATTATTGAAGGAGCGAAAGAGGGTGATTTTTTGTTAGGTGGAGAACTGGGGGCGGCGATCGCAACGGATTATCTTCGTCCTCAAAGCGCGACATTACATTTAAATGAGAGCAATCTCCAAACATCGGCAAAATCACAAGCCATGACAATCGCAGCAAAAATGAGGCTTAAGCCTAGTCCAAAAGGAAATATCGTCTTTGTCCAGCAATTTGGTACGCAGAATAACTGGAGTGAGGATGGGATGGAAACCCTCGCAGATCCCTTACTACTTCATGCAGAGTTGCTGTTAATTGCCGATGAGCGATCGCAAGAAACTGCGGAGCGCCTTTACCGGAAATATATTGCCGAGAGAGATGAAAATGCTTGA